TCACCAATTCCGAACAATAAGTTTTCGACGCTAATGTCTTCGTCTAGTTCATCCCAATGCAAACCTATTCCACCTCCACTAATGGTATAATTATTTCTTTTATACTCATCTGCTTTTAACAAGCGCGGAAAATATGCAAGGGGAACGATCAAAGTTCTCCCATCCGCCAATTCAACAACCATGTTTTCATTGTCAAAGGGAACTTTTTTCGCTAAAGAATTATTCACCGAAGTATTCATACCATTTCCTTTCTATTAATTCCTTGTTCTCAAAGACAACATTAAATATTTCTTTTAGTTCGGAAGAATTGAAGCCAAATGAGTCAGACAATTTAATTTCCGGCTCAAGCCAACATTTGGCAATTGATTCTCCTTTTCGTACGTGAATATGCAGCGGTTCACGAGGGACCCCTTAATTTGAGAAGAAAAAAAATTTACATCCTTTATATTTAATACAACTGGCATATATGAAGTTAATGAATAAAAATTATATAATCTGGCAGAACAATGCATAAAACGCATTTGCATTAACTTGAGAGTCATTCCTCTTGCTCTCCAATCAGCCATTTATAAATCGGAATTA
This region of Ignavibacteria bacterium genomic DNA includes:
- a CDS encoding DUF2442 domain-containing protein, with translation MNTSVNNSLAKKVPFDNENMVVELADGRTLIVPLAYFPRLLKADEYKRNNYTISGGGIGLHWDELDEDISVENLLFGIGDNTVQNPEKSHAA